A stretch of the Flavobacterium sp. 5 genome encodes the following:
- a CDS encoding peptidylprolyl isomerase has translation MENGIYAKFNTAKGAILVKLTHDLTPGTVGNFVALAEGNMENKIKPQGQKFYDGLNFHRVIPDFMIQGGCPQGTGTGDPGYKFDDEFHPSLKHDKPGVLAMANSGPGSNGSQFYITHVPTSWLDNKHTVFGHVVEGQDVVDAVAQGDSLDTLEIIRVGEEAQKWNAIEAFIGLKGARLKKEAALKAESEAKMETLAAGFEKTESGLRYQFIQRGSGKQAESGKTVSVHYEGSLESGKVFDSSYPRKKPIEFKLGIGQVIEGWDEGIALLKVGDKARFVIPSDLGYGPAGAGGVIPPNATLIFDVELMDVK, from the coding sequence ATGGAAAACGGAATATACGCTAAATTCAATACTGCAAAAGGAGCGATTTTAGTAAAATTAACACACGATTTGACTCCTGGAACTGTAGGTAACTTTGTTGCTCTTGCAGAAGGAAACATGGAAAACAAAATAAAGCCTCAAGGACAAAAATTCTATGATGGTTTAAATTTTCATAGAGTTATTCCTGACTTTATGATTCAAGGTGGTTGCCCACAAGGAACTGGAACAGGAGATCCAGGTTATAAATTTGATGATGAGTTTCACCCATCTTTAAAACATGATAAACCAGGAGTTTTAGCTATGGCTAATTCAGGACCAGGTTCTAATGGTTCTCAATTTTACATCACACACGTTCCAACTTCTTGGTTGGATAACAAACACACTGTTTTTGGACATGTGGTTGAAGGACAAGATGTAGTTGATGCAGTTGCTCAAGGGGATTCATTAGATACTTTGGAAATTATCAGAGTTGGTGAAGAAGCTCAAAAATGGAATGCTATTGAAGCTTTCATTGGTTTAAAAGGTGCTCGTTTGAAAAAAGAAGCTGCTTTGAAAGCAGAATCAGAAGCAAAAATGGAAACATTAGCTGCTGGTTTTGAAAAAACTGAAAGTGGTTTACGTTACCAATTCATCCAAAGAGGTTCTGGTAAACAAGCAGAAAGTGGTAAAACAGTTTCTGTTCATTATGAAGGTTCATTGGAGAGCGGTAAAGTTTTTGATTCTTCTTACCCAAGAAAAAAACCAATCGAATTTAAATTAGGAATTGGTCAGGTAATTGAAGGTTGGGACGAAGGTATTGCTTTGTTGAAAGTTGGAGACAAAGCTCGTTTTGTGATTCCATCTGATTTAGGATACGGGCCAGCAGGAGCAGGTGGTGTTATTCCACCAAATGCAACTTTGATTTTTGACGTTGAATTGATGGACGTTAAGTAA
- a CDS encoding MFS transporter, translating into MNLSKTNVLFMAACTGLIVANLYYCQPLIILIAKEFKIPEANAGTVTYLTQAGYAIGLFFMVPLGDKIERKKQILVTTFASVIALIIAATSKNFFILQIASLLIGITSIVPQLILPLAATLCEPQQRGKVVGTIMSGLLIGILLSRTLSGFIGQVFGWRSMFWIAAGICLLIFFVIQNTFPINKPQFEGSYGQLIQSLFTLIKTQPVLREATLINVFAFAQFGAFWTTMVLLLSDSPFHFNSATIGLFGVVGVSGALAAPLVGKLGDKGNSRIAVGYGCLLLLISFIVFYFSTESVIGIIVGIVLIDVGIQSVHISNQTRVYSLLPEARNRLNTVFMSFSFLGTAGGSAYGLLLWKLGGWHAVTIGGAVLALLSLLVYGFTYKPSSKK; encoded by the coding sequence ATGAATTTATCGAAAACGAATGTCTTGTTTATGGCAGCCTGTACTGGGCTTATAGTTGCCAATCTGTATTATTGCCAACCTTTAATTATTTTAATTGCCAAGGAATTTAAAATTCCCGAGGCCAATGCCGGGACAGTTACTTATTTAACTCAGGCTGGTTACGCTATTGGTTTGTTCTTTATGGTACCACTGGGTGATAAAATTGAACGTAAAAAGCAAATACTGGTAACTACTTTTGCCTCTGTTATTGCTTTAATTATTGCAGCTACTTCAAAGAATTTTTTTATTTTACAAATTGCTTCATTGCTTATCGGAATCACCTCAATAGTGCCACAACTTATTTTGCCATTGGCAGCTACTTTATGTGAGCCACAACAACGTGGAAAAGTAGTAGGAACTATTATGAGTGGATTACTCATAGGAATTTTACTTTCCAGAACATTAAGCGGATTCATTGGACAGGTTTTTGGATGGAGGTCTATGTTTTGGATTGCTGCTGGAATTTGTCTTTTGATATTTTTTGTTATTCAGAATACATTTCCAATAAATAAGCCACAATTTGAGGGTTCTTATGGTCAATTAATTCAATCGCTTTTTACACTTATAAAAACACAACCAGTTTTGCGGGAAGCAACTTTAATCAATGTGTTTGCTTTTGCTCAATTTGGTGCTTTCTGGACAACAATGGTTTTGTTGCTTTCAGATTCACCGTTTCATTTTAATAGTGCTACAATAGGACTTTTTGGAGTCGTAGGGGTTTCGGGAGCTTTAGCAGCACCATTAGTTGGAAAACTAGGAGACAAAGGAAATTCTAGGATAGCTGTTGGTTACGGTTGTTTATTGCTTTTAATCAGTTTTATTGTTTTTTACTTTTCTACCGAAAGTGTGATTGGAATTATCGTCGGAATAGTTCTTATTGATGTTGGAATTCAAAGTGTTCATATCTCAAACCAAACCCGGGTATATTCACTGTTACCTGAAGCCAGAAACAGATTAAATACTGTATTTATGTCATTTAGTTTTTTAGGAACTGCTGGCGGATCTGCTTACGGTTTATTGTTATGGAAGTTGGGAGGATGGCATGCTGTTACTATCGGAGGCGCTGTTTTGGCATTATTATCATTATTAGTTTACGGATTTACATACAAACCAAGTTCTAAAAAATAG
- a CDS encoding cupin domain-containing protein: MQSFGASKEFIKDDEFEWEVVGEGIKRKIMGYDDTIMMVNVLFEKGAIGVLHNHYHSQVTNVAKGSFEVTINSITKVMKEGDCFYIPPHAIHGVLCLEDGLLIDVFSPIREDFMK; encoded by the coding sequence ATGCAAAGTTTTGGAGCAAGCAAAGAATTTATAAAAGACGATGAATTTGAATGGGAAGTGGTTGGCGAAGGCATCAAACGCAAAATTATGGGGTATGATGATACCATTATGATGGTGAATGTGCTTTTCGAAAAAGGTGCTATTGGAGTTCTTCATAATCATTACCATTCGCAAGTTACCAATGTAGCCAAAGGATCATTTGAAGTGACAATCAATAGTATCACAAAAGTGATGAAAGAAGGAGATTGTTTTTACATTCCGCCTCACGCAATTCATGGTGTGCTTTGTCTTGAAGATGGTTTGCTGATTGATGTTTTTAGCCCCATTCGAGAAGATTTTATGAAATAA